A genomic region of Rhipicephalus sanguineus isolate Rsan-2018 chromosome 1, BIME_Rsan_1.4, whole genome shotgun sequence contains the following coding sequences:
- the LOC119378934 gene encoding uncharacterized protein LOC119378934 translates to METRWPRGSGFVHSLLLLLVVATPSGRTQLAELPALGCSYDHGQQALLCSNTTLDKVLTSLRIFGTFLNQTLQPRSLTIWDSQLPQLPFFLGQFNRSLHTLRLVRCHTQHIFPDAFAGLEQRLTTLDLSENSLYSVPYALGTLRSLEVLNLSRNSIAVLRPGPVFSRMRALRVLDLSGNLLGVDPQFVTGARAAEGDHAELSMKLAENLTAQDFDVAPLAGSLERLLLGANRLATVPEQLHRQLFARLRELDLSDNALSTLPNFGAALTPNLADFSARNNQLETVPFYSIPPAETNVDLTGNPMRCDCGALWLRELQSEPAPRVRLPPCASPEGYRGRSLSSITPEALCWHGNLTRLYGYRLRGFSEHSLLALTSLETSLTVTWSVANKGLRWTLLYRKENSSPYMMTVHPRGREGTHTTGDEAVFTDIISGLQSDTAYVVCVGIQQQQPLVPYLMDPKKCHIGRTRRHAQPATQLTTSVVTVNLQVTSPLPHHKKARTVLLAMRSSTRSVTVRWKVSAVQGPSKRSVLAKVTEDQVLPREWVILVRKFGSHNFTEIQISDSNGDGKYNSTYSYTVADLDPSTAYDICLIAMDSVLEDNMDQVPGYSKPVPSHLLSAAKQADGQLTMTCKETTTKSANEPVPIKTIAVVTTVSTTTTAFVVALICCCFPRKTFGNCFRKVKNKLKPADSVNRGTPEKDNSYHSSDNSVKLLVPVHNSAYEDTEPMVDPRRQTCNSTIRSRPRSLPEAPHTPPPPRSPPPPPPPPPPPPPPPSSTQKSANLHYSPWEDLTITRKAPRRVKSEHFANSVPYLQPKKAVTTPEANYMSLTKSHSTNEDGAYMTPAAAFALGQGYLNSNCIQYLDGKKVQVYSCGSKTLPKSCLRSSSRKRRAKANNFFQSRYSPSVKKKEREKTPPPIPRSSTTPRRDTIGRSSQRLSFRTFGKSSRDEGETKTSQTLPRTKTDSSTLFGPAPGATVRSSSSRPGTASDCEVFIEHV, encoded by the exons ATGGAGACTCGGTGGCCGCGCGGCAGCGGCTTCGTCCACTCGCTACTACTGCTGCTGGTGGTGGCGACGCCCAGCGGTCGGACGCAACTGGCAGAGCTCCCGGCGCTCGGGTGCAGCTACGACCACGGTCAGCAGGCGCTCCTGTGTTCGAACACCACCCTGGACAAGGTGCTCACGTCGCTGCGAATCTTCGGCACTTTCCTGAACCAGACGCTGCAGCCGCGCAGCCTGACCATCTGGGACAGCCAGCTTCCGCAGCTGCCCTTCTTCCTCGGACAGTTCAACCGCTCGTTGCACACGCTGCGCCTAGTGCGATGTCACACGCAGCACATCTTCCCGGACGCCTTCGCCGGCCTCGAGCAGCGGCTCACCACGCTCGACCTGTCCGAGAACTCGCTCTACTCGGTGCCGTACGCGCTCGGCACGCTGCGCAGTCTCGAAGTGCTCAACCTGTCCCGGAACTCTATAGCGGTGCTTCGGCCGGGCCCCGTGTTCTCGCGCATGCGCGCACTCCGCGTACTCGACCTCTCGGGGAACCTGCTCGGCGTGGACCCGCAGTTCGTGACGGGAGCCCGAGCGGCGGAGGGGGACCACGCCGAGCTGTCCATGAAGCTGGCCGAAAACCTGACGGCGCAGGACTTCGATGTGGCGCCGCTGGCCGGCAGCCTGGAGCGGCTGCTGCTCGGCGCGAACCGACTGGCTACCGTGCCCGAGCAGCTGCACCGTCAACTGTTTGCTCGCCTCCGGGAGCTCGACTTGAGCGACAACGCGCTCAGCACGCTGCCAAACTTCGGCGCCGCGCTTACGCCAAACCTGGCCGACTTCAGCGCGCGCAACAACCAGCTCGAAACGGTGCCTTTTTACAGCATCCCGCCGGCAGAAACGAACGTCGACTTGACAG GCAACCCTATGCGGTGCGACTGCGGGGCGCTGTGGCTGCGGGAGCTGCAGTCTGAGCCGGCGCCTCGTGTGCGGCTGCCGCCGTGCGCCAGCCCCGAGGGATACCGGGGCCGCTCCCTGAGCTCCATCACTCCCGAGGCACTCTGCTGGCACGGCAACCTGACGCGCCTCTACGGATACCGCCTGCGGGGATTCAGCGAACACTCCCTCCTCGCGCTCACCAGCCTAGAGACCAGCCTCACCGTCACATGGAGCGTCGCCAACAAAG GTCTTCGCTGGACGCTGCTGTACCGAAAGGAAAACAGCAGCCCATACATGATGACTGTCCATCCTCGAGGCCGGGAGGGCACGCACACCACTGGCGACGAGGCAGTCTTCACAGACATCATCAGCGGCTTGCAGTCGGACACGGCGTACGTCGTGTGCGTCGGCATCCAGCAACAGCAGCCGCTGGTGCCGTACCTCATGGACCCCAAGAAGTGCCACATCGGTCGCACTAGGCGCCACGCGCAGCCTGCGACCCAGCTCACCACGTCAGTGGTCACTGTCAACCTGCAGGTAACGTCACCGCTGCCGCACCACAAGAAAGCGCGTACCGTACTACTCGCCATGAGATCGTCCACTAGGTCGGTCACTGTGCGCTGGAAGGTGTCCGCCGTGCAAGGGCCTTCAAAGCGCTCCGTGCTCGCCAAGGTAACCGAAGACCAAGTTCTGCCGCGGGAGTGGGTCATCCTAGTCAGGAAGTTCGGAAGCCACAACTTCACGGAAATACAAATATCcgacagcaacggcgacggcaagtACAACAGCACTTACTCATACACGGTCGCCGACCTAGATCCCTCCACGGCGTATGACATATGCCTGATAGCAATGGATTCCGTGCTCGAAGACAACATGGATCAAGTACCCGGCTACAGCAAGCCGGTTCCTAGCCACTTATTGTCGGCAGCGAAGCAAGCCGACGGTCAGCTAACAATGACCTGCAAGGAAACAACGACGAAGTCTGCCAACGAACCTGTTCCGATAAAAACCATCGCGGTTGTAACCACAGTGTCAACAACCACCACAGCTTTTGTCGTTGCTCTCATCTGCTGCTGCTTTCCGCGTAAGACTTTCGGAAACTGCTTCCGAAAAGTGAAAAACAAGCTCAAGCCTGCTGACTCCGTCAACCGTGGTACTCCAGAAAAGGACAACTCGTACCACAGCAGCGACAACTCTGTGAAGCTGCTAGTGCCCGTGCACAACTCGGCTTACGAAGACACAGAGCCCATGGTGGATCCACGCCGCCAGACATGCAATAGCACCATCAGGTCAAGGCCCAGGAGTTTGCCAGAAGCGCCacacacgccgccgccgccacgctcGCCGCccccaccgccaccgccgccacccccTCCTCCGCCGCCACCATCATCGACACAGAAGTCCGCCAATTTGCATTACTCGCCGTGGGAGGATCTGACCATAACACGCAAGGCACCACGACGTGTTAAATCCGAGCACTTCGCAAATTCCGTGCCCTATCTACAACCAAAAAAGGCGGTGACGACGCCGGAAGCCAACTACATGTCTTTGACGAAGAGCCACTCGACCAACGAAGATGGCGCGTACATGACGCCCGCCGCTGCGTTCGCCTTGGGACAGGGCTACCTCAACTCAAACTGCATCCAGTACCTCGATGGGAAAAAAGTGCAGGTGTACTCGTGCGGTTCCAAGACACTGCCCAAGAGTTGCCTGCGGTCATCATCGCGCAAAAGACGCGCCAAGGCGAACAACTTCTTTCAGAGCAGATACAGTCCCTCcgtgaaaaaaaaggagagggagAAAACGCCGCCACCCATCCCAAGGTCGTCGACCACGCCTCGGAGAGACACAATAGGCAGGTCGAGCCAGAGGCTCAGCTTCCGGACGTTCGGCAAGAGCTCCAGAGACGAGGGGGAAACCAAGACGAGCCAGACCCTCCCGCGAACAAAGACCGACTCGTCGACGCTCTTCGGTCCCGCGCCTGGAGCCACCGTCAGGTCTTCTAGCAGTCGACCGGGCACTGCCAGTGACTGCGAAGTCTTCATTGAGCACGTCTAG